One genomic region from Fictibacillus marinisediminis encodes:
- the rpsP gene encoding 30S ribosomal protein S16, with protein sequence MAVKIRLKRMGQKKAPFYRVVVADSRAPRDGRFIEEIGTYNPVVNPAEVKINEEQALKWMLDGAKPSDTVRNLFSNAGIMEKFHNAKLQK encoded by the coding sequence ATGGCAGTAAAAATTCGTTTAAAACGCATGGGGCAAAAGAAAGCTCCATTTTATCGGGTAGTAGTAGCAGATTCTCGCGCACCGCGTGATGGTCGCTTTATCGAAGAGATTGGTACTTACAATCCAGTTGTTAATCCTGCAGAAGTTAAAATCAACGAAGAGCAGGCTCTTAAATGGATGCTTGACGGCGCGAAGCCTTCAGACACTGTACGTAACCTTTTCTCTAACGCAGGAATCATGGAAAAGTTTCATAACGCTAAACTACAAAAATAA
- a CDS encoding KH domain-containing protein, which produces MTELIETIVKALVDHPEEVSVKEVADGEKLVYQLTVHSSDMGKVIGKQGRVAKAIRTVVNAAGTSQNKRISLEIV; this is translated from the coding sequence ATGACAGAGTTAATCGAGACGATTGTTAAGGCTCTTGTTGATCATCCAGAAGAAGTCAGCGTAAAAGAGGTAGCTGACGGCGAAAAGCTTGTTTATCAATTAACCGTGCACAGCTCAGATATGGGCAAGGTGATCGGCAAACAAGGCCGGGTGGCGAAAGCGATCCGTACTGTTGTCAATGCTGCTGGAACAAGCCAGAACAAACGTAT